The following is a genomic window from Candidatus Rokuibacteriota bacterium.
GAGACAGGCGAGCGGCGGCGGTTTTCACTTGGGCACTACGATCCGTGGATCCCGCAGGCAGGGGAGACGGTCGTGTTCGCCCGCCTGTGGGACCGACGGGGCCTGCGCGCGGCCGCCGTGACTCCATTCCGGACAGCGCCGCTCGTCATACACTCGCTGGCGCGTTCAGGCGCCCACTAGGCCGTCCGGCCATGTCATTGCCCCATTCCGCGCCCCCGCCACGCTCTCCCGACGTACGTACGCCTGTGGTAGCCTCCGGGCGGTGCCCGGTCTGTGGCAAACGAGCACTTGAGGGTCGGCAGACCGTCTGTAGCGGGCGGTGCCGCATGGAGCGGAGCCGCCGGCGCAAGGCCGCGGCCCTGGCTGGGCGGGACCAGCGGGTGCGGGGCCTGCTCGAGGCGGCGCTGGCGGAGCTTGAAGGGCGCACTTGACAGGGGAGGTGCAGATGGTTACACTCAGGCCATGCAACAGATGGTTACACGGTGCGAGGTGAAGCCGCCCGAGCTACGGCGCATCCGTGCGGAGATGGGACTGACCCAGACGGAGCTCGCCGAAGCGCTGGGCGTGCATCGCGTCACGGTTGCGCGCTGGGAGACTGGCGAGCGCGGCATCCCGGAGCCGGTGGCCCGGCTGCTCCAGCGGATTCGGAGCGAGAAGAAGCGGAAGACGTAGAAACGCCCCGCGGCGGCGCGAACCGCCCGGGGCCATGGCCCATCACCCACACCCGACGAAGGAGGAGCGAATGAGCAAGCCCAAGGTAGCACGGCTCCGGCGTCCGACGCCAGACAAGGCGCCCCGGCCGTCCACTGGTCCGACCAAAACATCTGACTCCGAGTCTGACTCCGAGGTCGAGTTCTCGAGTGACCTGGAGACCGCGCTCTCGAAGGCGCGCGCGGCCGCGGTACTTCTCCGAACGGACAGCCTGGACATGCCCCCGGGGCTGACGGTCGACGAGCAGCAGGAGATCGGCGACTGGATCAACGGCTTCGCCATGGATGCCCTCGAGGAGGCGCTCAAAGAGGCGGAGGCCGCCCGCGAGAAGTACCTGGGCCCGTCCGTGTTCGGGAAGCGGAAGGCGGTGGCGTGATGAGCGCGCCCGCCGTGCCACTCACCCTCGACGCTTCTGCCGTTCAGTACGCCGCCGCTCGCATCCAGACGGCCGCCGAGCTCCTGGAGAAGATCCTGGCTGAGGCATTCACGGACCACAAGGTGGCCAACCTCATCTTCCGCGATGCCCTGGTCCTCTTCCTCAAGCAAGAGAGTAGCGAGCTCGAGGAGGGGGCGAGCGGGGCCCTCAAGGGGAAGGCGTGCTGGCCGGCAACCGATCCGCCGGCGACCCCCGGGGTCCGCCCGCTGTTCGAGGGGCTGGGGAAGGAGGGCGCGTCATGACGCCGGCGCCGCCGACGATCGAGCAGCGCCTGGCCGACGTCGAGGCGGCGATAAAGACCCTGGCGCAGAAGTCGATGACCGAGGAGTGCCGCGTGGCCGCGCTGGAGACGGAGATCCACGAACTGCTGCCGCTCCAGATACGCAACGAGGTGGACAAAGCCGTGTGGAGGATCGAGGCGGAGGTCATCGGCCAGCCGTCAAAGCTGCTCAACGCGGTGAACGAGATGCTGCTGCCGTCGACGGCCGAGATCGGGCGCCGCCTGGCCGCATTGGAGGGCGCAAAGGACACGATGGAGGACAAGCTGGCCAGCCTGGTGAAGGTAGTCGGCCAGTGGACCAACATGTTCAACCCGTCGACAATGCAGGCGCTGGTCCTGCTCGAGGTGCTCATCGACAGAGGGCTGCTCAAGACGGACTTCGCGGTGGGCGTGTTC
Proteins encoded in this region:
- a CDS encoding helix-turn-helix domain-containing protein, which translates into the protein MVTRCEVKPPELRRIRAEMGLTQTELAEALGVHRVTVARWETGERGIPEPVARLLQRIRSEKKRKT